In Oceaniferula flava, one genomic interval encodes:
- a CDS encoding SprT-like domain-containing protein: protein MQLEFFFSRKDRSSDAQDKQAAKKEPKKPLTAEIPSNADDALTGRCANMLRGLGLDQLGGVVVVAWNPRMRTTAGRAFWPQAIIELNPKLWEVAPEEVERTLLHELAHLVAYARAGRKRISAHGIEWQQACADLGIPGEKATHSLPLPGRRMARKWRYTCPECGEGFDRVRKMKRQAGCYACCKAHNGGYYHKRFRLVESQLEVTD from the coding sequence ATGCAGCTGGAATTTTTCTTCTCTCGCAAAGATCGCTCGAGCGATGCTCAGGACAAGCAGGCTGCCAAAAAGGAGCCCAAGAAGCCACTGACTGCGGAGATCCCATCGAATGCCGACGATGCTCTGACCGGTCGCTGTGCCAACATGCTGCGCGGCCTGGGGCTGGATCAGCTGGGCGGAGTGGTGGTGGTGGCCTGGAACCCGCGGATGCGAACCACGGCGGGCCGGGCGTTTTGGCCGCAGGCGATCATCGAACTCAACCCCAAGCTTTGGGAAGTGGCGCCGGAAGAGGTGGAGCGCACCCTGCTCCATGAGCTGGCGCATCTGGTGGCCTATGCCCGGGCGGGTCGCAAAAGAATCTCAGCGCACGGCATCGAGTGGCAGCAAGCCTGTGCCGATCTCGGCATCCCCGGGGAGAAAGCAACCCACTCGCTGCCGTTGCCGGGACGCAGGATGGCGCGGAAGTGGCGCTACACCTGTCCGGAATGCGGTGAGGGATTTGACCGGGTGCGTAAAATGAAACGCCAAGCCGGATGTTACGCCTGCTGCAAGGCGCACAACGGAGGCTATTACCACAAGCGCTTCCGCCTGGTGGAAAGTCAGCTCGAGGTGACGGATTGA
- a CDS encoding DUF3817 domain-containing protein, with amino-acid sequence MFSTAIGRLRIISVIEGLSFLYLLYHSIYTKRILGVEDAIRVPGMIHGLLFCLFCIALLDAMLAHKWKLKIPSLIFLASLIPFAPIWVEIWLKKQSEKDQSVTSS; translated from the coding sequence ATGTTCAGCACAGCCATCGGCCGACTTCGCATCATCAGTGTCATTGAGGGGCTTTCCTTTCTCTACCTGCTGTATCATTCCATCTACACCAAGCGCATTCTTGGGGTGGAAGACGCCATCCGCGTGCCGGGCATGATCCACGGCCTGCTGTTCTGCCTCTTCTGCATCGCCCTGCTCGATGCCATGCTGGCGCACAAGTGGAAGCTGAAGATACCATCACTCATCTTCCTCGCCTCCCTCATCCCCTTCGCCCCAATCTGGGTGGAGATTTGGCTGAAGAAGCAGTCGGAAAAAGATCAATCCGTCACCTCGAGCTGA
- a CDS encoding DUF3008 family protein, protein MKAQSKAQQRAAGAALSAKRGETNPEELRGASQEMFDRMSEEELKEIASTERQGLPDHVEADD, encoded by the coding sequence ATGAAAGCACAATCCAAAGCACAGCAACGAGCCGCCGGTGCGGCACTATCAGCCAAGCGGGGAGAAACGAACCCCGAGGAGCTTCGTGGCGCATCGCAAGAGATGTTCGACCGAATGAGCGAAGAGGAGCTCAAAGAAATAGCCTCCACGGAGCGGCAAGGTCTGCCGGATCACGTGGAGGCTGATGATTGA
- the chrA gene encoding chromate efflux transporter, with product MSRGFFECFWIALKLGLISFGGPVAHLGYLRDTYVNQKHWLSEERYAELVALTQFLPGPGSSQLGAAIGYERGGWLGGLGAWLGFTLPSALAMIAFAVGMGSVQQWLGAGWLHGLKLAAVAVVAVALLGMRKSLCPKLPEVLLAVVALIILTIVPQAWVQPLVILLGASAGVMMFRRACADQELGKPTPAREGKSVWWRSVLVAAVGMVVLLSIPAVMLNGRDAQGVGGLLHAGSLVFGGGHVVLPLLESSTVDAGLVTEDSFLAGYGAAQAVPGPLFTFGGFLGADMALLGNAWLGGAVGTVAVFLPGMVLLAGGLPVWNRLKHLPSARAAVRGANASVVGVLAAALLGMLTGGGVSGIVDAAVVFVLALAINHKWLPVWALVVLSAVGAGAMA from the coding sequence ATGTCTCGTGGATTTTTCGAATGTTTCTGGATCGCTCTCAAGTTGGGTTTGATTTCCTTTGGTGGGCCGGTGGCGCATCTGGGGTATTTGCGCGATACCTATGTGAATCAAAAACATTGGCTCAGCGAAGAACGTTATGCCGAACTGGTCGCGCTCACCCAGTTCCTGCCGGGGCCTGGGAGTAGTCAGTTGGGCGCCGCCATTGGCTACGAGCGTGGTGGCTGGCTCGGCGGCCTCGGGGCCTGGCTGGGCTTCACTTTGCCATCGGCGCTGGCGATGATTGCTTTTGCCGTGGGCATGGGCAGTGTGCAGCAGTGGCTGGGGGCCGGTTGGCTGCACGGTTTGAAACTGGCCGCCGTGGCGGTGGTGGCGGTGGCCCTGCTGGGGATGCGGAAAAGCCTCTGTCCCAAGCTGCCAGAGGTGCTGCTGGCGGTGGTCGCGTTGATCATTTTAACCATCGTGCCGCAAGCATGGGTGCAGCCTCTGGTGATCCTGCTCGGTGCGTCCGCCGGGGTGATGATGTTTCGCCGTGCTTGCGCGGATCAGGAGTTGGGCAAACCGACACCCGCTCGCGAGGGGAAATCGGTTTGGTGGCGCAGTGTGCTGGTCGCTGCGGTGGGGATGGTCGTGCTGTTGTCGATCCCAGCCGTTATGCTCAACGGGCGCGATGCCCAAGGGGTGGGTGGCCTGCTCCATGCCGGATCGCTGGTCTTTGGTGGCGGGCATGTGGTGCTGCCTCTGCTGGAAAGCTCCACCGTGGATGCCGGCCTGGTGACGGAGGATTCCTTTTTGGCGGGTTATGGTGCGGCGCAGGCGGTGCCGGGGCCTCTGTTTACCTTTGGTGGATTTTTGGGCGCTGACATGGCCCTGCTGGGGAATGCCTGGCTCGGTGGAGCCGTTGGAACGGTGGCGGTCTTTCTTCCCGGCATGGTGCTGCTGGCTGGCGGACTGCCGGTGTGGAATCGATTGAAACATCTCCCGTCTGCCCGCGCTGCGGTGCGTGGTGCCAATGCCTCCGTGGTGGGCGTGCTTGCAGCCGCCTTATTGGGGATGCTGACGGGCGGTGGGGTGTCGGGGATCGTCGATGCTGCGGTGGTGTTTGTGCTGGCTTTGGCCATCAATCACAAGTGGCTGCCGGTCTGGGCCTTAGTCGTCTTATCCGCTGTGGGCGCGGGTGCGATGGCCTGA
- the lipA gene encoding lipoyl synthase, producing the protein MNCHGPKMKMDPALHTERKPDWIKVRLPNDPKFWSTKSMITDLNLVTVCEEAQCPNRWECWGQGTATFMIAGEKCTRACGFCAVKTARPDALELDEPARVAEATKRLDLKHVVITAVARDDLRDGGGEHFKNVINKVREVNPGIIIEVLTPDFNDKDFALELCMSARPHIFNHNLETVERLTPIVRSRAKYQRSLTVLKKAKAMAGGKVVTKSGLMLGLGEKEEELYQAMDDLLAHDVTVLTLGQYLRPTPRHLPVVEYITPEKFDEYKQVALDKGFRHVASGPLVRSSYHAADFRPELDLIEDIEKEAAVQA; encoded by the coding sequence ATGAACTGCCACGGCCCGAAGATGAAGATGGACCCTGCGCTGCACACCGAGCGCAAGCCTGATTGGATCAAAGTCCGCCTTCCCAACGACCCGAAATTCTGGTCGACGAAGTCGATGATCACCGACCTGAACCTGGTCACTGTCTGTGAAGAGGCCCAGTGCCCCAATCGCTGGGAATGCTGGGGCCAAGGCACCGCGACCTTCATGATCGCCGGTGAAAAGTGCACCCGCGCTTGCGGATTCTGCGCCGTGAAAACGGCTCGCCCCGATGCCCTCGAGCTCGATGAGCCGGCGCGCGTTGCCGAGGCCACCAAACGTCTCGACCTGAAACACGTGGTCATCACCGCCGTTGCGCGTGACGATCTCCGCGATGGTGGCGGCGAGCATTTCAAGAATGTCATCAACAAGGTGCGCGAGGTCAACCCGGGCATCATCATCGAGGTGCTGACTCCGGATTTCAACGATAAGGATTTCGCCCTGGAACTCTGCATGAGCGCGCGGCCTCACATTTTCAACCACAACTTGGAAACCGTCGAACGCCTGACTCCCATCGTCCGCAGTCGCGCCAAATACCAACGCTCGCTCACCGTGCTGAAAAAAGCCAAGGCCATGGCCGGCGGCAAAGTCGTCACCAAGAGCGGCCTGATGTTAGGTCTCGGTGAAAAAGAGGAAGAGCTTTACCAAGCGATGGATGATCTGCTGGCTCACGATGTCACCGTGCTCACCCTCGGTCAGTATCTGCGCCCGACACCACGCCACCTTCCCGTGGTGGAATACATCACTCCTGAGAAGTTCGACGAATACAAGCAGGTGGCCCTCGACAAAGGCTTCCGCCACGTCGCCAGTGGTCCCCTGGTTCGCTCCTCCTACCACGCTGCGGACTTCCGCCCGGAGCTGGATCTCATCGAGGACATCGAGAAAGAAGCAGCGGTGCAGGCCTAG